A window of Ruminiclostridium herbifermentans genomic DNA:
GGAATCAAAATCTTTTTTGCTGGACTCTCTGCTATAGCTTTTGCCATTAATGGAGTTAATTCGCCAAGCATTGAGTTTGCAGCTATTATTCCGATACTTCCTATAATTATATCAACCTTCGGTGCATTTACTACTATTGCATTTTCACCTGAAGCCCCTTCATTTCCACCTGCCTTAAGCATAAGAGATGTAGCCAGCACATTGGTTCCTAAAACCACTATATCTACCTTTTCAGAAAAAGCAGTTTTCAGCTTTTCTACAATTAATTTTCCAATTCCACCACCCTGACCATCAATAACCGCAATACGCATTTTATCACCAATCCCAAGTTTATTCTAAATTTTTAGGTTGCCCACAAATAGGACAATTTTGAATTGAAAGAGGTACTTCTAGCCCACAGTCGTTAAGCAACTCAGCGTTTGTCAATATCTCATTTGCTGGTCCATCTGCAACTACTTCCCCCTCTTTAATCACAATAATCCTTGTGCAAATATCAAATACCATATCTAAATCATGGCTAGTTATTATTTTAGTATGTTCAAAGCTTCTTAACAAGCTTATAACTCTCCTCCTTGATTTAGGATCTAGAGCTGATGTGGGCTCGTCCATAATTAAAACATCAGGTTGCATTGAAAGAACTGTTGCAATAGCCGCAGACCTTTTTTCTCCACCAGATAATTTAAAAGGAGCTCTATTTTTTAAATGGGGTATTCCAACCAATTCTAAAGCTTCTAATACCCTTCTTTCAACTTCTTTCTCATCTAGCTTGTAGTTTCTCGGTCCAAATGCTACATCATCATATACAGTTGTCATAAACAACTGATCATCAGGGTCCTGAAAAACCATACCCAATCGCTGTCGTATCATTGGCAGAGTTTTTTTTGTCAGACGAACATCTCCAACTAAAACTTCTCCTGCATCTGGAAAAAAGATTCCCATTAAAAGCATTAGCAAAGTTGACTTTCCTGCACCATTGGAGCCGATAATTCCTACAGATTCACCATGATGAATTGTAAAGGATATATTCTTAATAGCTTCATGACCATCTGGATATGAATAATGTATGTTTTTTGCTTCAAGCTTATGGTGACTCATATATATTTTACACTCCTGTAAATAATAAACCTATCATCATAGGGATATTATATATTCTTGCTATTATAAAAAACAAACTCCATACTAAAAAGTAAGCAAAATCCTTAAAACCCATTCTTAAGTCATCACCCATATTATACTCACCTGTGAAACCTCTTAAACACATTGACTGGTATACTCGTTGTGCTCTATCAAAGGTTCTTAGCAGTAATTGTCCTGCAAAAGACCCCCAAACACTTCTATGGATTCCTTTATGTCCCGGTGTTCTCAATGAATAAGCCCTCTGCATTCTGAATACTTCATCTATAAGGACATAAATATACCGGTAAGTTAATAGTAATTGCAAAACAAAGATTTTAGGAACTCTTAGTATTCTCAAAGCTAAACCTAGCTTATCCATTCCTGTTGTTGCAATAAGTAATATGCTTACCAAAACTGTTAAGCTGCATTTAATAAAAATTGAGAGAAATGTAATCCATCCACGTGAAATAGTAATTTCGCCAAGTGTAACAGTATATTCGTCAAACAACGGGTTCAATATTCCTATTCCAATAATCAAAGGTTCTACAAGCAAAACTCTTTTTATAATTGAAACAACAGGTAACTCTGCCAATACTAAAATTAATACAGGATAAAAAACATATATTAAAAGGTTCTCAATCTGGTATTTTCCAAATGATACAACAGTAGCCAAATAAACAAATGTGGTTAAAAGCTTCGCAAGCGGATGAATCTTGTGTATAGAAGTCTTTTTTTGCGCCAAGTCATCAAGAAGCCGTATATTATAAATTGAATCTATAAGTTTTAACATAAATAACCAAACCTTATATAAATAAATTTTAACAGGCAGAGCATAAACCCTGCCTGTTTATTTACTTAATTTGCTGTTCTTTTATTCCTTCTTTTCACTACACTTATTACAAAACCGATAAATGTCGCTAATACAAGTGTCATTGCACCACCAACAATACCAGAAACACTGGTTCCAGCGCTAACGGCAGGCCAAGCTTCCTCATTTGTAGCAGTTCCATCTTTCATTTCAGCTTCGCTCGCCTTAAAGCTATAATCTGGTAAGAGCACTGTCTTACTCTGCATTACAGACAAAGTACTATATATATCACCTGTTGCTTCCAACTCTGCTGTTCCAGCAGTTTTTTCCATAGACCATTCCAAACCATCTGGTTTTGAAGAAGCAAAC
This region includes:
- a CDS encoding DUF3842 family protein, giving the protein MRIAVIDGQGGGIGKLIVEKLKTAFSEKVDIVVLGTNVLATSLMLKAGGNEGASGENAIVVNAPKVDIIIGSIGIIAANSMLGELTPLMAKAIAESPAKKILIPLNRCNIDVVGVNNQPLPHLVDEAIELIKKYRGEYNV
- a CDS encoding energy-coupling factor ABC transporter ATP-binding protein; protein product: MSHHKLEAKNIHYSYPDGHEAIKNISFTIHHGESVGIIGSNGAGKSTLLMLLMGIFFPDAGEVLVGDVRLTKKTLPMIRQRLGMVFQDPDDQLFMTTVYDDVAFGPRNYKLDEKEVERRVLEALELVGIPHLKNRAPFKLSGGEKRSAAIATVLSMQPDVLIMDEPTSALDPKSRRRVISLLRSFEHTKIITSHDLDMVFDICTRIIVIKEGEVVADGPANEILTNAELLNDCGLEVPLSIQNCPICGQPKNLE
- the cbiQ gene encoding cobalt ECF transporter T component CbiQ, which codes for MLKLIDSIYNIRLLDDLAQKKTSIHKIHPLAKLLTTFVYLATVVSFGKYQIENLLIYVFYPVLILVLAELPVVSIIKRVLLVEPLIIGIGILNPLFDEYTVTLGEITISRGWITFLSIFIKCSLTVLVSILLIATTGMDKLGLALRILRVPKIFVLQLLLTYRYIYVLIDEVFRMQRAYSLRTPGHKGIHRSVWGSFAGQLLLRTFDRAQRVYQSMCLRGFTGEYNMGDDLRMGFKDFAYFLVWSLFFIIARIYNIPMMIGLLFTGV